From the genome of Candidatus Peregrinibacteria bacterium, one region includes:
- a CDS encoding site-specific DNA-methyltransferase, whose product MKTNYFITGDAIEELKKLPDDSVDLICTDPPYNLGKDYGNNIDWKQWHEYEKFTLDWITESKRILKSDGSIYIFMGVKFISRLFLMLQELGFHFNGWITWHYTQGMGRKKGFSPRHEDILYFTKSDDFTFNIDDIRIPQKYYRERNNMSGANPGDVWEFSHVHYSNPERVNHPTQKPEALMKRIISASSNKGDIILDPFVGSGTTCMVANFLDRKWIGFDINPDYIKMSEDRIRQELNMLDSFDPREQRTPRDLKVRNNNQASLLAEKT is encoded by the coding sequence ATGAAAACAAATTATTTTATCACTGGCGACGCTATAGAAGAACTAAAAAAACTACCTGACGACAGTGTTGATTTAATTTGCACAGACCCTCCTTATAACTTAGGCAAGGATTACGGAAATAATATAGACTGGAAACAATGGCATGAGTATGAAAAATTTACTCTTGATTGGATTACAGAAAGTAAAAGAATTCTAAAGAGTGACGGCAGTATTTATATTTTTATGGGAGTAAAATTTATTTCTCGCCTATTTTTGATGCTACAAGAGCTTGGATTTCACTTCAACGGTTGGATAACGTGGCATTACACACAAGGGATGGGGCGTAAAAAAGGATTCTCTCCAAGGCATGAAGACATTTTATATTTTACAAAATCGGACGATTTTACATTTAATATCGATGATATCAGAATTCCACAAAAGTATTACAGAGAAAGAAATAATATGAGCGGAGCAAATCCAGGCGATGTGTGGGAGTTTTCTCATGTGCATTATTCCAACCCCGAAAGAGTTAATCATCCTACACAGAAGCCGGAAGCGTTAATGAAAAGAATAATTTCAGCGAGCAGTAATAAGGGAGATATAATTTTAGACCCATTTGTTGGAAGTGGAACGACCTGCATGGTCGCAAATTTTTTAGACAGAAAATGGATAGGCTTTGATATCAACCCTGATTATATAAAGATGTCAGAGGATAGAATAAGACAAGAGTTGAACATGCTTGATTCATTTGATCCGAGAGAGCAAAGAACCCCAAGGGATTTAAAAGTAAGGAATAATAATCAAGCTAGTTTATTGGCTGAAAAAACATAA
- a CDS encoding permease, translating to MLQQFADWLTYGIFGLDSTSKIGSSINYFIYDTIKIYLLILVIIAVIAFIRTFLPPHKIKEIFAKQRFGIGNFSAAILGAVTPFCSCSSIPIFVGFLKAEIPLGIAFSFIITSPLVNEVVFVLMGGTFGWKIAALYAFSGIILGVVAGMIIGKMKLEKEVILKLNDNAGKSLSLEYLPKSLEGKIQYALKESFGTFKKLWWIIAIGVGIGAAIHGYVPAEFFQQYLNINPLLAVPLATLVGIPIYAGCSTLVPIVFALVGQGIPLGTALAFMMAIAGLSLQEAIMLKKVISMKLLAIFFGTVAVGIMLIGYLFNAVV from the coding sequence ATGCTTCAACAATTCGCAGATTGGCTGACGTATGGAATTTTTGGACTGGATTCCACTTCAAAAATTGGAAGTAGTATCAACTATTTTATCTATGACACGATAAAAATATATCTTCTGATTTTGGTTATTATCGCAGTTATTGCTTTTATTCGGACGTTTTTGCCACCGCATAAAATCAAAGAAATTTTTGCGAAGCAAAGATTCGGTATCGGTAATTTTTCTGCCGCAATCCTCGGCGCAGTCACGCCATTTTGTTCGTGTTCGTCAATTCCAATATTTGTCGGTTTTTTAAAAGCAGAAATACCTTTAGGAATAGCATTTTCTTTTATCATAACTTCTCCGTTGGTGAATGAAGTTGTTTTTGTGTTAATGGGCGGAACATTCGGCTGGAAAATTGCCGCGCTCTATGCTTTTTCTGGAATTATTTTAGGAGTAGTTGCAGGAATGATCATAGGAAAAATGAAATTGGAAAAGGAGGTGATCTTAAAGTTGAACGATAATGCTGGAAAAAGCTTGTCGCTGGAATATCTTCCGAAAAGTTTGGAGGGGAAAATACAGTATGCACTCAAGGAAAGCTTTGGTACTTTCAAAAAACTCTGGTGGATTATTGCAATTGGCGTTGGAATAGGCGCCGCAATACATGGGTATGTTCCTGCGGAATTTTTTCAACAATACCTCAACATTAATCCATTATTAGCCGTTCCTCTTGCTACTCTGGTTGGCATACCAATTTATGCCGGATGTTCCACTCTGGTGCCGATTGTTTTTGCGCTTGTTGGTCAAGGCATTCCATTGGGAACAGCTCTGGCGTTTATGATGGCGATTGCCGGACTTTCACTCCAGGAAGCGATCATGCTCAAAAAGGTGATTTCCATGAAACTTCTGGCGATATTTTTCGGAACTGTGGCGGTGGGAATAATGCTGATTGGATATTTGTTTAATGCGGTGGTGTAG
- a CDS encoding helix-turn-helix transcriptional regulator, with the protein MGTSKNSEIVLLLKSLANDIRVDILRYLASGEKCVCHIFEHLGLPQNLVSHHLSLLRKSGFIRARKDGKWVHYSLNPKEFRKLKAFFDTFVSKKVMESCCVREKK; encoded by the coding sequence ATGGGTACATCTAAAAACAGTGAAATAGTGCTTCTACTAAAGTCTCTCGCAAATGACATTCGTGTGGATATTTTGCGATATCTTGCTTCTGGCGAGAAATGCGTTTGTCATATTTTTGAACATTTGGGATTACCGCAGAATCTTGTTTCACATCATCTCTCTTTGTTAAGGAAAAGCGGTTTCATCAGAGCACGGAAAGATGGGAAGTGGGTACATTATTCGCTGAATCCAAAAGAGTTTCGAAAACTAAAGGCTTTTTTTGATACCTTCGTCTCCAAAAAAGTGATGGAATCCTGCTGTGTTCGTGAGAAGAAATAA
- the mgtA gene encoding magnesium-translocating P-type ATPase, whose protein sequence is MKIPLSQNKPKQILDKIMTASGMDETDVLSWLVALGGGLTEDEAERRLSQHGKNEIIHEKPTPWYVMLLRNFKNPFILVLIFLGIISYLTDDIKAVVVMSTMVSISIILRFVQEFRSSKAAENLRAMVKTTATALRQYEEEREDGTINLVSRWREIPLEEIVPGDIVKLSAGDMVPADIRLLSSKDLYVSQSALTGESLPVEKDSKVVGGDDDSKNKKNVLERRNLCFLGSDVISGYATAVVVTTGNTTFFGSLAKSVIGHTSETSFDKGINKVSWLLLRFIGVMVPAVFVINGLTKGDWKESFIFAIAVAVGLTPEMLPVIVTANLAKGAVSMAKEKVVVKKINSIQNLGAMDILCVDKTGTITQDKIVLIEYLDIHGEKYTPVLEYAYMNSYYQTGLKNLLDRAVLEFVELEAKLKLPTTKKIDEIPFDFVRRRMSVVIERDNEQLLICKGAIEEIIKVCTHVEDQGKIIPLSDEIQNNVIHLTKTLNENGLRIIAVAYKKTSPDDAPYGIEDEANLVLGGFIDFLDPPKETTTVAIQELQEDGIRVKILTGDNELVTRHICKVVKIDIDHLALGSDIGALSEQELADLADRTTVFAKVSPDQKARIIKALQSKGHTVGFMGDGINDAPALRQADVGISVDTAADIAKESSDIILLEKSLLVLKTGVIKGRTVYGNIIKYIKMTASSNFGNVFSVLAASIFLPFLPMLPIHLLIQNLFYDFSQLSIPWDKMNKEFLLKPRKWDPSGIARFMLFIGPISSVFDIMTFLVLWYVFGANTPLHQSFFQSGWFIEGLLSQTLIVHMIRTPKIPFIQSVAAMPVLLLTGLVMIIGIYIPFSSLGHAVGMVSLPWAFFPWLFAILLSYCVLTQLVKAFYIKKFQTWL, encoded by the coding sequence ATGAAAATCCCATTATCACAGAATAAGCCAAAACAAATATTGGATAAAATCATGACCGCATCGGGTATGGATGAAACCGATGTTTTATCGTGGCTCGTCGCGCTTGGTGGCGGACTTACGGAAGATGAGGCAGAACGAAGACTTTCACAGCATGGAAAAAATGAAATTATTCATGAAAAACCAACTCCTTGGTATGTCATGCTCCTCCGTAATTTCAAAAATCCCTTTATTCTTGTTCTCATTTTTCTCGGGATTATTTCCTATCTCACAGATGATATAAAAGCCGTCGTTGTCATGAGTACAATGGTGAGCATCAGTATTATTCTCCGTTTCGTACAAGAATTCAGATCTTCAAAAGCCGCAGAAAATCTGAGAGCTATGGTGAAGACAACTGCGACTGCATTACGCCAATACGAAGAAGAAAGGGAAGATGGCACAATTAACCTCGTCAGCCGTTGGAGAGAAATACCGCTCGAAGAAATAGTACCAGGTGACATTGTGAAACTCTCTGCCGGAGACATGGTTCCTGCAGATATTCGACTTCTTTCTTCAAAAGACCTCTATGTGAGCCAATCAGCTCTTACTGGGGAATCACTTCCTGTTGAGAAAGACAGTAAGGTAGTAGGCGGAGATGATGACAGTAAAAACAAGAAAAATGTTTTAGAGAGACGGAATCTTTGCTTTCTTGGCTCAGATGTTATCAGCGGTTACGCAACGGCTGTCGTCGTAACTACCGGGAACACCACTTTTTTTGGCTCACTTGCAAAAAGTGTTATTGGTCATACAAGTGAAACCAGCTTCGATAAAGGCATCAATAAAGTATCCTGGCTTCTTCTCCGTTTCATAGGAGTTATGGTACCTGCTGTTTTTGTAATTAATGGACTCACGAAAGGTGACTGGAAAGAATCTTTTATTTTTGCAATTGCCGTTGCTGTTGGACTCACCCCAGAAATGCTTCCCGTCATTGTTACAGCAAATCTTGCGAAAGGTGCTGTATCGATGGCAAAGGAAAAAGTTGTGGTCAAAAAAATCAATTCAATTCAAAACTTGGGAGCAATGGACATATTATGTGTTGATAAAACAGGGACGATTACGCAGGATAAAATTGTTCTCATTGAATATCTCGATATTCATGGAGAGAAATATACGCCTGTGCTCGAATATGCCTACATGAATAGTTATTATCAGACAGGTCTCAAAAATCTTTTAGATCGTGCGGTTCTTGAATTTGTTGAACTTGAAGCAAAACTCAAACTTCCAACTACGAAGAAGATTGATGAGATTCCCTTCGACTTTGTTCGTCGCAGAATGTCCGTGGTAATTGAGCGAGATAATGAGCAACTCCTCATCTGTAAAGGAGCAATCGAAGAAATTATTAAAGTCTGCACACATGTTGAAGATCAGGGGAAAATTATTCCTCTGAGCGATGAGATACAAAATAATGTTATTCATCTTACCAAAACGCTGAATGAAAATGGGCTCCGAATTATTGCGGTGGCCTATAAAAAAACATCGCCGGACGACGCACCATACGGCATAGAAGACGAGGCCAATCTTGTTCTCGGTGGATTCATTGATTTCCTTGATCCCCCGAAAGAAACTACGACAGTTGCTATTCAAGAACTCCAAGAAGATGGAATTCGAGTAAAGATTCTTACCGGTGATAATGAACTTGTTACAAGACATATTTGCAAAGTGGTGAAAATCGATATTGATCATCTTGCTCTGGGGAGCGACATCGGGGCGTTATCAGAACAAGAACTCGCTGATCTTGCTGACAGAACCACCGTATTTGCCAAAGTTTCTCCAGATCAAAAAGCCCGCATTATAAAAGCACTTCAAAGCAAAGGACATACCGTTGGATTTATGGGTGACGGCATAAATGATGCGCCCGCTCTTCGTCAGGCAGATGTGGGTATTTCCGTAGACACAGCAGCCGATATCGCAAAAGAATCTTCCGATATCATTCTCCTCGAGAAGAGCTTATTGGTGCTAAAAACAGGGGTTATTAAAGGTCGCACCGTTTACGGAAACATTATTAAATATATTAAGATGACCGCCAGTTCAAATTTTGGCAATGTTTTTAGCGTGCTCGCCGCAAGTATTTTTCTGCCATTCTTACCAATGTTGCCAATTCATCTCCTCATTCAGAATCTTTTTTATGATTTTTCACAACTCTCAATCCCTTGGGATAAAATGAATAAAGAATTTTTATTAAAACCACGCAAATGGGATCCGAGCGGTATTGCTCGCTTCATGCTCTTTATTGGTCCGATTAGTTCTGTGTTTGATATCATGACATTTCTCGTGCTCTGGTATGTGTTTGGAGCGAATACTCCTCTCCATCAGTCATTTTTTCAATCTGGCTGGTTTATCGAAGGTCTTCTTTCTCAAACTCTCATTGTTCACATGATACGAACTCCGAAAATTCCTTTCATACAAAGTGTGGCAGCAATGCCCGTGCTTCTTTTGACGGGGCTCGTCATGATTATAGGAATATATATTCCCTTCTCTTCACTTGGACATGCTGTCGGCATGGTTTCACTTCCTTGGGCATTCTTTCCTTGGCTCTTTGCTATTTTACTTTCCTACTGCGTATTAACGCAGCTTGTGAAAGCTTTTTATATAAAGAAATTTCAGACGTGGCTGTAA
- a CDS encoding S-layer homology domain-containing protein, translating into MKMKNLKKYCLVGVFSVGILIALFPLMNIGVAALTVTRSENLTPENSLFTLDFELGEKLKKIFEPLLNADKLPGDNEEDTQKLALMFQKILAGDRFFVSFSAPQNISLSFPVTDDEFTTFKAGTEESTSPSGSTVYKVPSGYVAKIGDFAVIASGETPEGIQKAIDLGAAEGTASLANNAEYQKMTSSYLSPHSLSFTYNVKAISELMNQFLASASKENTESSGGEEGFQGALPDMSDQLAAVKKTLDLFEFFGMSFGETENGYSLEFKLQGNEQAMTEQGYSLNPGGNFIPRLYKNFPPEKPIFYSEMYNPNANYTESKKLMSDFFQSLNKELQAQLGMDFDTIYAPFDKEIAVGIQYHEESPLPFITLMADVSNHKDDGKKLTDALVKAFTDALKEDSGVPENAYKITEENGFTKVSIDVTKFEDFDGPPFPKITITVGVSEDGLLIVSNYPGIEESEKRTGFGSDADFSGHQEITESASGISYVNVRNVWAFLDGLTAWGARVGGTDNAPPLEFYQGYYSVLDQIYGLKDIMFLKKATLSDFTITGNVTIDTATHKTYEELISELKSTDSNNDGVSDYDSIYVYHTSASDTADSDSDGVSDIEELQKGENPDGGGQLFTDVAPDTYYTSDVALLYKRGAISGYDDKSFRPGQLVNRAEFTAMIVRSFEKGTSKFLGIDIELKSGKPPFADVDMDAWYYDSVAKAYAAGFVSGSQNNETGEIEFRPGAYITRAEALVILSRASKSLLKTQGSAEASCNAHDSNFEDVSSDDWFCEAVSNGYLNGITSGKTPKSFKPYDNLNRAEAAVLIRRTLEKDLETASAGTESIGELASPVTEKIRSATSALPSLLKNMK; encoded by the coding sequence ATGAAAATGAAAAACCTCAAAAAATATTGCTTGGTCGGAGTTTTTAGTGTTGGTATTTTGATCGCCCTTTTCCCTTTGATGAACATCGGAGTTGCAGCGCTTACCGTTACGCGATCGGAAAATCTTACACCGGAAAACTCGCTCTTCACGCTCGATTTTGAGCTCGGGGAAAAACTTAAGAAAATTTTCGAGCCATTATTAAATGCCGATAAACTCCCAGGAGATAACGAAGAAGACACTCAAAAACTCGCCCTCATGTTTCAAAAGATTCTCGCTGGCGATCGTTTTTTCGTGAGCTTTTCCGCTCCTCAAAATATCTCTCTTTCATTTCCAGTGACTGATGACGAGTTCACAACGTTTAAGGCGGGGACAGAAGAAAGCACTTCTCCCAGCGGTTCAACCGTCTATAAAGTTCCCTCCGGGTATGTCGCCAAGATCGGAGATTTTGCCGTTATCGCATCAGGAGAAACACCAGAGGGCATTCAAAAAGCCATTGATCTCGGAGCAGCGGAAGGAACGGCATCTCTCGCGAATAATGCTGAGTATCAAAAAATGACGAGTTCATACCTTTCACCACATAGTCTGAGTTTCACCTATAACGTAAAGGCCATTTCAGAATTAATGAATCAGTTTTTGGCATCAGCTTCAAAAGAAAATACTGAGTCTTCGGGAGGTGAGGAAGGTTTTCAGGGAGCATTGCCAGACATGTCCGATCAGCTTGCCGCAGTTAAAAAAACACTCGATCTTTTTGAATTCTTTGGCATGAGTTTTGGGGAAACAGAAAACGGCTACAGCTTGGAGTTCAAGCTCCAAGGAAATGAGCAAGCAATGACCGAACAAGGGTATTCTCTGAATCCGGGCGGAAACTTTATTCCTCGCCTTTATAAAAATTTCCCACCGGAAAAACCGATTTTCTATTCGGAAATGTACAATCCAAACGCAAATTATACCGAATCGAAAAAACTTATGAGTGATTTTTTCCAAAGCCTTAATAAAGAACTTCAAGCACAATTGGGAATGGATTTCGACACCATATATGCTCCTTTTGACAAAGAAATAGCTGTCGGCATCCAATATCACGAAGAATCCCCTCTTCCATTTATTACCCTTATGGCCGATGTGAGCAATCACAAGGATGATGGCAAAAAACTCACCGATGCGCTTGTAAAAGCATTCACCGATGCTCTCAAAGAAGATAGTGGAGTTCCCGAAAATGCCTACAAAATAACGGAGGAAAATGGCTTCACAAAAGTGTCTATTGACGTGACAAAATTTGAAGATTTTGATGGACCTCCATTTCCAAAAATCACAATTACCGTTGGAGTGAGTGAAGACGGACTCCTCATTGTTTCAAATTACCCAGGAATTGAAGAGAGTGAGAAGCGCACAGGATTCGGAAGCGATGCTGATTTTTCTGGCCATCAAGAAATTACTGAGTCCGCGAGCGGTATTAGCTATGTAAATGTTCGAAATGTTTGGGCTTTTTTGGATGGACTCACAGCATGGGGAGCTCGTGTTGGCGGAACTGATAACGCCCCGCCACTCGAATTCTATCAGGGCTACTACTCAGTGCTTGATCAAATCTATGGACTAAAAGACATCATGTTCCTCAAGAAAGCAACTCTGAGCGACTTCACAATTACGGGAAACGTTACCATTGATACTGCAACACACAAAACCTACGAAGAGCTTATTAGTGAGCTCAAATCCACTGATAGCAACAACGACGGCGTAAGTGATTATGATAGCATCTACGTCTATCATACTTCAGCTTCCGACACGGCCGATTCGGATTCTGACGGCGTGTCTGATATTGAGGAACTCCAAAAGGGAGAAAACCCAGATGGTGGAGGTCAGCTTTTCACCGATGTGGCACCTGATACCTATTATACGTCTGATGTTGCATTGCTTTATAAGCGAGGCGCTATTAGCGGTTATGATGACAAATCTTTTCGGCCAGGTCAGCTCGTAAATCGGGCAGAGTTCACGGCGATGATCGTCAGATCTTTTGAAAAAGGGACCTCAAAGTTTTTAGGAATCGATATCGAGCTCAAATCCGGTAAACCTCCATTCGCCGATGTGGATATGGATGCGTGGTACTACGATAGTGTAGCGAAAGCTTATGCGGCGGGATTCGTTTCGGGAAGTCAAAATAACGAAACTGGGGAGATAGAATTCCGTCCGGGTGCTTATATTACTCGTGCGGAGGCGCTCGTAATTTTGAGTAGAGCTTCCAAGTCTCTCTTAAAAACACAGGGGAGCGCTGAGGCTTCGTGTAACGCACACGACTCGAACTTTGAAGACGTTTCTTCAGACGACTGGTTCTGTGAAGCGGTTTCAAATGGCTATCTGAACGGAATTACTTCTGGAAAAACGCCGAAATCCTTTAAACCCTATGATAATTTGAATCGGGCCGAAGCAGCTGTGCTCATTCGGAGAACTCTTGAAAAAGATTTGGAAACTGCGTCTGCAGGAACAGAATCAATCGGCGAACTTGCCTCTCCAGTCACCGAGAAAATTCGTTCAGCCACAAGTGCTCTTCCTTCACTTTTGAAAAACATGAAGTGA
- a CDS encoding DUF1003 domain-containing protein — MPLENHDLHKELVRQRLEKIKSFKAKMDSRRRIRDKIADFLTESFGTVPFLGIHFIWFVIWILINTNFFPSIPAFDPFPFGLLTMVVSLEAIFLSVIVLISQNRAASIAEIREEIDLRINIQAEREITKMLIILDRIHNHLGLPAQDDAELIKMKKQTNLNLIEEELMKEILKK, encoded by the coding sequence ATGCCGCTTGAAAATCATGATCTTCATAAAGAACTCGTTCGTCAACGTCTCGAAAAAATTAAAAGTTTTAAGGCAAAAATGGATTCTCGTAGGAGGATCAGAGACAAAATTGCAGATTTTCTCACTGAATCTTTCGGAACGGTGCCTTTTCTCGGAATCCATTTTATATGGTTTGTCATTTGGATTCTCATCAATACCAATTTCTTTCCGAGCATTCCAGCATTCGATCCTTTTCCCTTTGGACTCCTCACGATGGTGGTTTCTCTTGAAGCGATTTTTTTATCGGTCATTGTTCTTATCAGTCAAAACCGTGCCGCAAGTATTGCGGAAATTCGCGAAGAAATTGATCTCCGGATTAATATTCAGGCAGAAAGAGAAATTACGAAAATGCTCATTATTCTCGATCGAATTCATAACCATCTTGGTCTTCCGGCTCAAGATGACGCAGAGCTTATTAAGATGAAAAAGCAAACAAATCTAAATTTGATTGAAGAGGAACTCATGAAAGAGATACTCAAGAAATAA
- the lpdA gene encoding dihydrolipoyl dehydrogenase has translation MSHDYDVLIIGGGPAGIKCALELGKAGKKVGLVEKEEIGGTCLNQGCIPSKTYLYLAELFENIKKAKRHGIHVSEPEILWEEAKKRKDMNVKMLGMGLKKSLEAHHIEIISGEGKLVGKNEVLIQNTDGEKRISAECIVLAMGSTALFLPIMQKGEHVISAKELLDIDHIPQSLVIIGGGVTGVEMASVFSVLGTKVTIIEKMPSLLPAQDPEITEVLKKSLQKKGCEICLGAEVICCKESGIRNQELGKGNVEIVYKNAAGEESSFSVEKALIVIGRVPNYDLSELEKIGIKNNGRRVVLSDHLQTSALNVYMIGDAGGKNLTAYGGEREGESVAAHILGNDRKINSHYFPVTVFSHPEVAQIGSTEEELRQKGIEFEVRRGNYAANGKAVIMGEREGIAKILVEKKSKKILGVHIIGVHAADLIHQAILPVMKEMTLSEWNEMVWSHPVLSEVLKSALESDAE, from the coding sequence ATGTCTCACGACTACGATGTTCTCATCATTGGCGGTGGTCCAGCCGGAATAAAATGTGCTTTAGAACTTGGAAAAGCTGGAAAAAAAGTAGGGCTCGTCGAGAAAGAAGAAATTGGCGGAACGTGTTTGAATCAAGGATGTATCCCTTCAAAAACATATCTCTATCTCGCCGAACTTTTTGAGAATATCAAAAAAGCAAAACGTCATGGAATTCATGTTTCAGAGCCAGAAATTCTGTGGGAAGAAGCAAAAAAACGAAAAGACATGAATGTAAAAATGCTCGGAATGGGGCTGAAAAAATCTCTCGAAGCGCACCACATCGAAATTATTTCTGGAGAAGGAAAACTTGTCGGGAAAAACGAAGTACTTATTCAAAATACTGATGGAGAAAAAAGAATTTCTGCAGAATGTATTGTTCTCGCGATGGGAAGCACCGCACTCTTTCTTCCCATCATGCAAAAAGGAGAACATGTGATCTCCGCTAAGGAGCTCCTCGATATCGATCATATTCCCCAGTCATTAGTCATTATCGGCGGCGGAGTAACGGGAGTGGAAATGGCATCAGTATTTTCTGTGCTCGGGACAAAAGTAACCATTATTGAAAAAATGCCTTCGCTTCTTCCTGCTCAGGATCCTGAAATTACGGAAGTACTCAAAAAGTCTTTGCAGAAAAAAGGATGTGAAATTTGTCTCGGAGCGGAGGTGATTTGTTGTAAGGAATCAGGAATTAGGAATCAGGAATTAGGGAAGGGAAATGTCGAGATCGTATATAAAAATGCTGCTGGGGAAGAATCTTCATTCAGTGTGGAAAAAGCGCTTATTGTCATTGGAAGAGTTCCGAATTATGACCTCTCAGAACTCGAAAAAATTGGAATTAAGAATAATGGAAGAAGGGTTGTTTTGAGTGATCATCTCCAAACTTCGGCATTAAATGTGTATATGATTGGAGATGCTGGTGGGAAAAATCTCACGGCGTATGGCGGAGAGAGAGAAGGGGAATCAGTTGCAGCACATATTTTGGGAAATGATCGCAAAATAAATTCTCATTATTTCCCTGTTACTGTATTTTCTCATCCAGAAGTTGCTCAAATTGGATCGACGGAAGAAGAACTTCGCCAGAAAGGAATCGAGTTCGAAGTGCGTCGAGGGAATTATGCGGCAAATGGAAAAGCGGTGATCATGGGAGAAAGAGAAGGCATTGCGAAAATTCTCGTTGAAAAAAAATCGAAAAAAATTCTCGGAGTTCATATCATTGGAGTTCATGCTGCTGATCTCATCCATCAGGCAATTCTTCCTGTTATGAAGGAAATGACTCTTTCTGAATGGAATGAGATGGTGTGGTCGCATCCGGTGCTTTCAGAAGTTCTCAAAAGTGCGCTTGAGTCTGATGCAGAATAG
- a CDS encoding radical SAM protein — protein MLPSSPKNTTSSETMRLSLASAALLGLKNARIQAKTKTIYLMNSGKCQFNCNFCAQAKESTSEQKMLSRVSWPEYQWKEILNSLDQKSAEYKRVCMQVVNTRDIFDSLPNIVRKIREKSPKTKIAMTVRTRLMKHIDGLFEAGTDEVGLSIDAIDPIQFQKIKGGDLEGYIKFILRAADKYPEKIATHLIIGMGETEQQSVAIMEELHAHKVIIALFAFTPVRGAKMEFERPPDTHHYRRIQIALHLLRNDLPRNFHFDSNGKILSFGVPKDKLFKILKNSNVFETSGCTDCNRPYYNERAGSKDPFNYPYELSEAEFGRIWK, from the coding sequence ATGCTTCCATCATCTCCCAAAAATACTACATCATCAGAAACCATGAGACTCTCACTTGCATCTGCAGCGCTCTTAGGACTCAAGAATGCTCGAATACAAGCAAAAACAAAAACCATTTATCTTATGAACAGTGGAAAGTGTCAATTCAACTGTAATTTTTGCGCACAGGCGAAAGAAAGCACTTCAGAGCAAAAAATGCTTTCGAGAGTTTCATGGCCAGAATATCAGTGGAAGGAAATTCTCAATTCTTTGGACCAAAAATCTGCGGAATATAAGCGCGTTTGCATGCAAGTCGTGAATACTCGAGATATATTTGATTCCCTTCCGAATATCGTTCGGAAAATTCGAGAAAAAAGTCCAAAAACAAAAATCGCCATGACCGTGCGCACACGTCTCATGAAGCATATCGACGGACTTTTCGAAGCAGGAACAGATGAAGTTGGGCTCAGCATTGATGCGATTGATCCGATTCAATTTCAAAAAATTAAAGGTGGAGATTTAGAAGGATATATAAAGTTTATTTTGAGAGCGGCTGACAAATATCCAGAAAAGATCGCTACACATCTCATTATTGGGATGGGAGAAACAGAGCAGCAATCCGTTGCGATAATGGAAGAACTCCATGCCCACAAAGTAATTATTGCACTTTTCGCATTTACTCCAGTTCGTGGCGCAAAAATGGAGTTTGAACGTCCACCGGATACTCATCATTATCGAAGAATTCAAATTGCTCTCCATCTTCTTCGCAATGATCTTCCGAGGAATTTTCATTTTGATTCCAATGGGAAAATTCTGAGTTTTGGAGTTCCAAAAGATAAACTCTTCAAAATTCTCAAAAATTCAAATGTTTTTGAAACTTCCGGTTGTACTGATTGCAACAGACCGTATTATAACGAACGAGCAGGAAGCAAAGATCCATTTAATTATCCGTATGAATTGTCTGAGGCGGAATTTGGGAGAATATGGAAGTAG